The following proteins are encoded in a genomic region of Plasmodium coatneyi strain Hackeri chromosome 6, complete sequence:
- a CDS encoding KIR-like protein, with the protein MATTNCWWEGSSQSRYKELEKAAKDNNTCKGCKESRKSVLEAAVQDYKGVEKEVPNMMNAWCYVNTRDEKDKPIYCDLFYYWLGEILFREVKKDEFARREKMKTIYEKLQDWKKIDNCTRTLPKVTPEEFGRLKALYHYTQDYSQLENKINTEGDPCAEEYKKFLKEANDTYIERDDRCKRPNANTDEYCKEIGKIISGAGETLKDPSEILPELKKKLTPLESEEPKNVTVETHSGQKGTSGATTGAVGKYIPIDGGKSSTSRKNKGKGVRM; encoded by the exons atggcaaca ACAAACTGTTGGTGGGAGGGAAGCTCCCAATCCCGATATAAAGAACTAGAGAAGGCAGCAAAGGATAATAATACATGTAAAGGTTGCAAGGAATCAAGAAAAAGCGTCTTAGAGGCTGCTGTGCAGGATTATAAGGGAGTGGAGAAGGAAGTTCCGAACATGATGAATGCCTGGTGTTATGTAAATACAAGAGACGAGAAGGACAAACCTATTTACTGTGACCTCTTTTACTACTGGCTAGGGGAAATCCTCTTCCGTGAAGTGAAGAAGGATGAATTCGCCCGccgggaaaaaatgaaaacgatTTATGAGAAGTTGCAagattggaaaaaaatagacaatTGCACAAGGACCCTCCCAAAGGTGACGCCAGAGGAGTTCGGACGCCTAAAAGCTCTGTACCACTATACACAGGACTACAGTCAGCtggagaataaaataaatacggAAGGTGATCCATGTGCTgaagaatacaaaaaattccTGAAGGAAGCCAATGATACCTATATAGAGAGGGATGACAGGTGTAAGCGTCCGAACGCGAACACGGACGAATACTGCAAAGAAATAGGGAAAATAATAAGTGGCGCCGGTGAGACACTTAAAGACCCATCAGAAATATTACCCGAGTTGAAAAAGAAGCTGACTCCATTAGAAAGTGAAGAACCGAAGAATGTGACCGTAGAAACACACTCAGGtcaaa aaggaacatcGGGAGCCACCACTGGTGCAGTGGGTAAGTATATCCCAATagatggaggaaaaagttcCACCTCCAGGAAGAATAAAGGGAAGGGTGTGAGgatgtaa
- a CDS encoding KIR-like protein, with amino-acid sequence MSTPNRKLYLQYQEQPYQNIHSIQPFEVINILHYILYTFYYSFFLDTRESESAPAETATPAPVEKSPDKFPAAAPGNSLDGKGDSRGNNEGASSPPVTTKEQTTQCVTRETQTTQPAVTETGTSGQSSNIAVDLKIDLTVDTVAPTTPIVFATWFVTVFIYIAFLLYKYTSLFHEKKKQSPKSKRRKRRSTIERELNTPLAWSDSATEYCTECGS; translated from the exons ATGAGCACCCCGAACAGGAAACTCTACCTGCAGTACCAGGAGCAGCCGTACCAGAA CATCCACTCAATCCAACCTTTTGAGGTCATTAATATTCTCCATTACATATTGTatactttttattattcattttttttagacaCACGTGAATCAGAATCTGCTCCTGCTGAAACGGCTACTCCAGCTCCCGTAGAGAAGAGTCCAGACAAATTCCCAGCTGCAGCACCAGGGAACAGCCTCGATGGTAAAGGTGATTCCAGGGGCAACAACGAGGGTGCTAGTTCTCCTCCTGTAACAACCAAAGAACAAACAACACAATGCGTTACTAGGGAAACCCAAACAACACAACCCGCAGTAACGGAAACTGGGACATCTGGACAGAGTAGTAACATTGCTGTAGATCTAAAGATAGATCTAACTGTGGATACAGTTGCCCCAACCACTCCTATTGTATTTGCTACATGGTTTGTGACAGTATTTATCTACATTGCCTTtctcttatataag tacacttcattattccatgaaaagaagaaacagtcccctaaaagtaaaagaagaaagagaagatctACCATCGAACGTGAATTGAACACACCATTAGCGTGGAGTGATTCAGCAACAGAATATTGCACAGAATGCGGCTCCTAA